Genomic segment of Hymenobacter aquaticus:
CGTAGCCAGGTTCTGATCCTTGATGATGTTGGCAAAGCCAGCGTTGTAGCGGGCCCCAACGCGGGCCGGGCCTACGCGGGCCTCGGCGCCCACGGCCAGACCGTAGTCGAAGCTGGTGTAGCTGTAGCCATAAACGCCGCCGTCATCGGCAATTTTCCGCTCTTTGCCGTCTTCCACCACTTTCGTCAGCAGCGAAACCTGGGGTCCGGCGTGGATGCTCACGTTGTCCAGAATGTTGAACACCATCAGCACGGGCACTTGCAGGTAGTCCAGGCGCCGCTCTTTCACGGTGCTGGTGCTGGTGGCGGTACCGGTTGTGGTAGTTTTGGTAGAGTTGCCCTCGAAGCCCTGGCGGCTGTAGAGCAGCTCGGGCTGGATGGACAGCCGGTTATTGAAGCCATACTGGCCGTAGATACCGGCGTGGAACGACTTGTAGTTGGAGCCGTCGGTGAAGTTCTTCTTGTCGTCGCCATACACGTCCGACAGGTTGAAGCCGCCTTTAATCCCGAAGCCGGTGTTGCGCGAGTCGGTGGTGCCGGTGCCGTAGTCGGTAGAGGAGCGGAGCCCGACGGGGCCGTTGGTGTCTTTGGTATTCTGGGCAAAGGCCGTCAGGCTGCCGAGCGAAAGCGCGAGGAGTACGGTGATTTTTTTCATGGGAGCAGGGAAAGTCTGGTGTGGGAGCAAGTGCCGGCCTTGGGAAAATGCAGGCCGGCATTTGTATGCGACTATACTTGCCCGCCGAAAGCAAGGTTGCGCCCGAGTGCTATTCCCCGGAAATATTTCTGCCGCGCGTAGTTGGATCAATCAGGGAAGCCCGTATCTTTGGCGCTTTCCGGCCGCCGCCAGAGTGTTTATTGGGATATTAGCTCAGTTGGTTCAGAGCACTACCTCGACAAGGTAGGGGTCATTGGTTCGAGCCCAATATGTCCCACCAAACGCCTTCAATACCCGCCCTTACCCGGCGGGTATTGCTGTTTCTGGCCTTTTCCTTCCGCTATGCTCTCTGTTGCCTGGGCGCCGCTCTACGCCCACCCGCTGCCCGAAAACCACCGGTTTCCCATGCTCAAGTACGAGCTGCTGCCCGAGCAGCTGCTGCGGGAAGGCATTATCACGGAAGCCGACCTGTTTGAGCCTCGGCCCCTGGCGGAAACCGAGATTCTGCGCACCCACGACGCGGAATATTACCGCCGCCTGGTGGCCGGACAGCTTACGCGCCAGGAAGAGCGGGCCACCGGCTTTCCGTGGTCCGAGCAGCTGATCCGGCGCGAAGTCACGATTCTGGATGGCACCGTGGAATGTGCCCGCCGGGCCCTGCTGCACGGCATTGCCCTGAATATTGCCGGCGGCACCCACCACGCCTTTGCCGACCGGGGCGAGGGGTTCTGCCTGCTCAACGACCAGGCCGTGGCCGCCAACTACCTGCTGGCCCACGCGCCCGGCGTCCGCACCATCTTGATTGTGGACCTCGACGTGCACCAGGGCAACGGCACGGCGGCCTTGTTCCAACACGAGCCGCGGGTGTTCACCTTCAGCATGCACGGGGCCCGCAACTACCCGCACCGCAAGGAGCAGTCGGACCTGGACCTGCCCCTGGCCGACGGCACCGACGACGCGGCCTACCTGCAGCTGCTGGCCGCCACGCTGCCCCGCCTGCTCGACGAGGTGCAGCCCGATTTCGTGTTCTACCTGGCCGGCGTCGACGTGCTGGCTACCGACAAGCTGGGCCACCTGAGCCTCACGCGCGAAGGGTGCCGCCGCCGCGACGAGCTGGTGCTGCGCCTGTGCCGGCAGCACGCCCTGCCCGTGGTAGTGTGCATGGGCGGTGGCTACTCGGTGCGCATCGCCGACATTGTAGAAGCCCACGCCAACACGTTCCGGCTGGCGGCTGAGC
This window contains:
- a CDS encoding porin family protein, which codes for MKKITVLLALSLGSLTAFAQNTKDTNGPVGLRSSTDYGTGTTDSRNTGFGIKGGFNLSDVYGDDKKNFTDGSNYKSFHAGIYGQYGFNNRLSIQPELLYSRQGFEGNSTKTTTTGTATSTSTVKERRLDYLQVPVLMVFNILDNVSIHAGPQVSLLTKVVEDGKERKIADDGGVYGYSYTSFDYGLAVGAEARVGPARVGARYNAGFANIIKDQNLATTGNKALSDIKNSNFQVYVGIGFTQ
- a CDS encoding histone deacetylase family protein, with translation MLSVAWAPLYAHPLPENHRFPMLKYELLPEQLLREGIITEADLFEPRPLAETEILRTHDAEYYRRLVAGQLTRQEERATGFPWSEQLIRREVTILDGTVECARRALLHGIALNIAGGTHHAFADRGEGFCLLNDQAVAANYLLAHAPGVRTILIVDLDVHQGNGTAALFQHEPRVFTFSMHGARNYPHRKEQSDLDLPLADGTDDAAYLQLLAATLPRLLDEVQPDFVFYLAGVDVLATDKLGHLSLTREGCRRRDELVLRLCRQHALPVVVCMGGGYSVRIADIVEAHANTFRLAAELFG